From Vanrija pseudolonga chromosome 1, complete sequence, a single genomic window includes:
- the BCS1 gene encoding Mitochondrial chaperone BCS1, which yields MNFGGLAAGKGKAAAATPAAPSATGDAAALPSLEAGPSSLPATTPAAPALPDAEPSLIQKIMADNPYFSAGAGLMGLGVVLTGLRRGVKLASTAARRRMLITLEIPSKDRAYPWFLEWMAAQANAAKQVPVEHRGIRGILSGRMNQLPSHELAVETTYKQHENGASEALFNLVPGPGTHYFRYRGHWFQVKRERDAKLMDLHSGSPWETLTLTGLSSSRTLLPDLLAEARELAEQSTEGKTVVYTAWGTEWRPFGKPRRRREMGSVVLGKGIAERTEADLRAFLARNKWYADRGIPYRRGYLLHGPPGSGKTSFIQALAGAMHYNICLLNLAERGLTDDKLNHLLGLVPDRSFVLLEDIDSAFTRRVQTSEDGFKSSVTFSGLLNALDGVTSSEERIIFMTTNHYERLDPALIRPGRVDLHELLDDAAGEQAYRLFVKFYAAGGAGAEEAAADKAAVDAGDRDPLLRDEKLTSDDVEALGRDVAAAVEAARAEGRTVSMASLQGHFIRHGARESVTGVDALCRVRA from the exons ATGAACTTTGGCGGCCTCGCAGcaggcaagggcaaggcggcggcggcgacgccagccgcgccaTCAGCAACGGGCGACGCAGCGgccctcccctcgctcgaAGCTGGGCCGAGCTCTCTGCCCGCGAcgacaccagcagcacctgCCCTCCCCGACGCAGAGCCATCACTAATCCAGAAGATCATGGCGGACAA CCCGTACTTCTCCGCCGGTGCAGGCCTGatgggcctcggcgtcgtcctcaccGGCCtccggcgcggcgtcaagctagcgagcacggccgcgcgccgccgcatgcTCATCACGCTCGAGATCCCGTCCAAGGACCGCGCGTACCCTTGGTTCCTGGAATGGAtggcggcgcaggccaaCGCGGCCAAGCAAGTGCCCGTCGAGCACCGCGGCATCCGGGGCATCCTGAGCGGACGGATGAACCAGCTGCCCagccacgagctcgccgtcgagacGACGTACAAGCAGCATGAGAATGGCGCGTCCGAGGCGCTGTTCAACCTCGTGCCGGGGCCGGGGACGCATTATTTCCGGTATCGGGGGCACTGGTTCCAG GTCaaacgcgagcgcgacgccaaaCTCATGGACCTCCACTCCGGCTCCCCATGGGAGACGCTAACCCTCACCGgcctctcgtcgtcgcgcaccctcctccccgacctgctcgccgaggcgcgcgagctcgcagAGCAGAGCACAGAGGGCAAGACGGTCGTGTACACGGCGTGGGGCACCGAGTGGCGGCCGTTCGGCaagccccgccgccggcgcgagaTGGGCTCGGTCGTGCTTGGGAAAGGGATTGCCGAGCGGACCGAGGCGGACTTGAGGGCATTCTTGGCTAGGAATAAGTGGTATGCTGAtcgag GCATCCCATACCGACGAGGCTACCTCCTCCACGGCCCGCCAGGCTCGGGCAAGACGTCGTTCATccaggccctcgccggcgcaaTGCACTACAACATCTGcctgctcaacctcgccgagcgcggcctgacggacgacaagctcaacCACCTGCTGGGGCTGGTACCGGACCGCAGCTttgtgctcctcgaggacattgacTCGGCGTTCACGCGCCGCGTGCAGACGTCAGAGGACGGCTTCAAGTCGAGCGTGACGTTCAGTGGCCTCCTGAACGCGCTGGACGGCGTCACGTCCTCGGAGGAACGCATCATCTTCATGACGACCAACCACTATGAGCGGCTGGATCCGGCGCTCATCCGCcccggccgcgtcgacctgcacgagctgctcgacgacgcggcgggcgaaCAGGCGTACAGGCTGTTCGTCAAGTTCTACGCTGCGggtggcgcgggcgccgaggaggcggcggccgacaaggcggcagtcgacgcgggcgaccgcgacccactgctgcgcgacgagaagttgaccagcgacgacgtcgaggcgctcggccgcgacgtcgccgctgcggtagaggctgcgcgcgcagaggGACGCACAGTCAGCATGGCGAGTCTGCAGGGCCATTTCatccgccacggcgcgcgcgagagTGTCacgggcgtcgacgcgctgtgccgcgtgcgcgcgtag
- the SFC1 gene encoding Succinate/fumarate mitochondrial transporter, with the protein MAKKEKVPLSTHLLAGGTAGLAEALVCHPLDTIKVRMQLSKSRKAKGLKPLGFFATGRQIVARETPLGLYKGLGAVVTGIVPKMAIRFASFELYKGWLADAEGKISPGATFVAGLGAGATEAVLVVNPMEVVKIRLQAQQHSLADPDAVPRYRNAAHAAYKIVAEEGFGTLYRGVALTALRQATNQGVNFTAYQYFRKWALQFQPEYAAKGDLPSYQTMVLGLVSGAMGPFSNAPIDTIKTRIQRASKVPGETAFSRFMKVATEMFKNEGPSAFYKGITPRVLRVAPGQAIVFTVYERVKRIIDKAKTQATIKDDYDS; encoded by the exons atggccaagaaggagaaggtcCCTCTCAGCACCCACCTGCTCGCGGGTGGTACCGCGGGTCTGGCGGAAGCGCTTGTCTG CCACCCCCTTGACACGATCAAGGTCCGCATGCAGCTCTCCAAGtcgcgcaaggccaagggc CTCAAGCCCCTCGGCTTCTTCGCGACCGGTCGCCAGATTGTCGCTCGCGAGACCCCGCTCGGCCTGTACAAGggtctcggcgccgtcgtcacggGTATCGTGCCCAAGATGGCCATCCGTTTCGCTTCGTTTGAGC TGTACAAGGGATGGcttgccgatgccgagggcAAGATCTCGCCTGGTGCCACCTTTGTGGCTGGTCTTGGTGCCGGTGCGACcgaggccgtgctcgtcgtcaaccCCATGGAGGTGGTCAAGATCCGTCTCCAGGCCCAGCagcactcgctcgctgaccccgacgccgtgccccgTTACCGCaacgccgcgcacgccgcctaCAAGattgtcgccgaggagggttTCGGCACCCTGTACCGTGGTGTCGCCCTCACTGCTCTTCGCCAGGCCACCAACCAGGGTGTCAACTTCACCGCGTACCAGTACTTCCGCAAGTGGGCCCTCCAGTTCCAGCCCGAGTACGCCGCCAAGGGTGACCTCCCCTCGTACCAGACCATGGTCCTCGGTCTTGTTTCTGGTGCCATGGGTCCCTTCTCCAACGCGCCGATCGACACGATCAAGAC CCGTATCCAGCGTGCCTCAAAGGTCCCTGGCGAGACTGCCTTCTCGCGCTTCATGAAGGTCGCCACTGAGATGTTCAAGAACGAGGGCCCGTCGGCCTTCTACAAGGGTATCACCCCCCGTGTCCTCCGTGTCGCTCCCGGTCAGGCCATCGTCTTCACCGTCTACGAGCGCGTCAAGCGCATCATTGACAAGGCCAAGACGCAAGCCACCATCAAGGACGACTACGACTCGTAG
- the Aggf1 gene encoding Angiogenic factor with G patch and FHA domains 1, producing MPASTTDARAEAWVWNAALGVYYQAASDTYALASASGEWTYLTPAELAEGKHTTSSNAAAGPSRHEREEGEVLDDVGWGGLMAPEDLARAVGDKSGGKGEEKKRPEPATKNGYDPYGRKGDPYGRDASSDNTPDRHASASPPPIPPHILRLVVKRSRALQPGAVAVLDAREGGIQLGRDRCERGAAARVRVREMEVSKTHALVYWGSGASGGADPDAWHVVDLGSTLGTYVAHPGERDATRLSEAKASSQPYPLRHLSRLTVGTTTFVAHIHADWPCVECQMGGNEQIALDEGKADDSGVSTPTYQPDSEPVAFDAAQRRGNRQFKRKLELDALRGTLLGDGAREAPSAAYVDRSAQRRRLHPRSPPRAGVKAVEAAPAPAPAPGPSTTARAMLARQGWSEGRGLGRDLSGRADAIVPVLRTERAGLGARGQLADTGDAAHGDWRQRGKQRRWDEVGRS from the coding sequence ATGCCGGCCAGCACCACCGACGCACGCGCCGAAGCGTGGGTGTGGAacgccgcgctgggcgtgtACTACCAGGCCGCGAGCGACACGTAcgcgctggcctcggcgtcaggCGAGTGGACCTACCTCACGCCAGCCGAGCTCGCAGAGGGCAAACACACCACGTCGTCGAACGCTGCGGCCGGGCCCTCAAGACACGAGCGCGAAGAAGGCGAAGTACTCGACGAtgtgggctggggcgggctCATGGCGCCCGAagacctcgcccgcgccgtgggcgacaagagcggcggcaagggcgaggagaagaagcgacCTGAACCGGCTACGAAGAACGGGTACGATCCGTACGGGCGTAAGGGGGATCCCtacggccgcgacgcgagCAGCGACAACACACCAGATCGGcacgcctccgcctcgccgccaccaatACCACCGCACATCCTCCGCCTGGTGGTgaagcgctcgcgcgcgctacagcccggcgccgtcgcggtgctcgacgcACGCGAAGGCGGTATCCAACTAGGCCGGGACCggtgcgagcgcggcgcagccgcccgcgtgcgcgtgcgcgagatGGAGGTCAGCAAGACGCATGCGCTCGTGTACTGGggcagcggggcgagcggcggcgcggacccCGACGCGtggcacgtcgtcgacctcggctcTACGCTGGGGACGTACGTCGCGCACCCTGGCGAGCGggacgcgacgcgcttgTCCGAGGCCAAGGCAAGCTCGCAGCCATACCCGCTGCGCCACCTCTCGCGCCTGACAGTCGGCACGACGACGTTCGTCGCGCACATCCACGCCGACTGGCCGTGCGTCGAGTGCCAGATGGGCGGCAACGAGCAgatcgcgctcgacgagggcaaAGCGGATGACTCGGGGGTCTCGACGCCCACGTATCAGCCCGACTCGGAGCCCGTGGCGttcgacgccgcccagcgcagGGGAAATCGCCAGTtcaagcgcaagctcgagctcgacgcgttgAGGGGCACGttgctcggcgacggggcgcGGGAGGCCCCGAGTGCCGCGTACGTCGACAGGTCGGCACAGCGGCGCAGGCTGCAtccgaggtcgccgccacgGGCTGGGGTGAAGGCTGTAGAggctgcgcctgcgccggcaCCCGCGCCCGGCCCGTCGACCACTGCGCGTGCcatgctcgctcgccaggGCTGGAGCGAGGGACGCGGACTCGGCCGTGACCTGTCTGGCCGGGCCGACGCGATCGTGCCCGTCCTCCGCACCGAGCGGGCTGgtcttggcgcgcgcggacAGCTAGCCGACACCGGAGATGCGGCCCACGGTGATTGGCGACAGCGCGGGAAGCAGCGCCGATGGGACGAGGTTGGGCGGAGCTAG
- the DRS1 gene encoding ATP-dependent RNA helicase DRS1, translating into MVLDFIGTIDSDDEEQILETPRAESSKRASAAGEKTDDLDADFNFDLGANNTEGVLDLWGGDEVEGKDAPITVDDIIARRTGKPLQSYRERKRRRDEGESDEEESGSEGDEEGSDGEDDEEEEGDEEEGDEEGMDVDGDEEEGDDDDDEEIEADSDADADSDSDASEVDAAEEARKDAFFSADPTATQTDLPSTFASMNLSRPLLRALTSLGFAAPTPIQSRAVPLALLGRDILGSAVTGSGKTGAFMIPILERLSYRDRGRGGQACRVLVLCPTRELAVQVEQVGKALAERGGLDVRFALLVGGLSLNAQAHALRTLPDILIATPGRLIDHLTNTPSFTLSALDILVIDEADRMLEAGFTDELNEIVRQCPRNRQTMLFSATMSDSVDELVKLSLDKPVRVFVDAKRHTAAGLTQEFVRIREDDLRSPSLLTLCQRTVRERCIIFFRSKALAHQMRVVFGLFGLKAAELHGNLTQEQRLVALNDFKAGKVDYLLATDLASRGLDIKGVETVINYDMPGQLAQYTHRVGRTARAGRKGRSITLVGEVDRKMLKAVIKQSQADQIRHRIIPGEAVSAMAEKLDDLKDEITDILKEEREEKAMRQADMEIRKGQNMVEHEDEIFSRPARTWFQSEKEKQTAKEAGKAAHAGTSKQAKDEPAKKKEKHGKYDGMSRRQKRRKMAAEEDAADQAASQRVSAAIRNAKKKARPGKITEPVKPAGKAKAKSGKKPGPKRSAFDDHEGMRAKPTKVNLSKKGKGGGKGGKAGKGKGKK; encoded by the exons atggTCCTCGACTTTATCGGCACgatcgactcggacgacgaggagcagatCCTCGAAACTCCCCGCGCCGAGAGCAGCAagcgggcgtcggcggcgggcgagaagacggacgacctcgacgcggaTTTCAACTTTGACCTCGGCGCGAACAATACCGAGGGTGTGCTCGACCTgtggggcggcgacgaggtcgagggcaaggacgcgCCCATTACCGTCGACGACATTATCGCCCGGAGGACGGGCAAGCCGCTCCAGAGCTACCGCGAGCGCAAGCGGAGAAGGGACGAGGGGGAGAgtgatgaggaggagagcgGGAGTGAGGGAGATGAGGAGGGGAGCGATGGggaggatgatgaggaggaggagggtgatgaggaggagggcgacgaggagggtatggacgttgacggcgacgaggaggagggcgacgacgacgacgacgaggaaaTCGAGGCCGACtctgacgccgacgccgactccgACTCTGACGCCTCCgaagtcgacgccgctgaaGAAGCCCGCAAAgacgccttcttctccgccGACCCAACAGCGACCCAGACCGACCTCCCCAGCACCTTTGCCTCGATGAACCTGTCGCGACCGCtcctgcgcgcgctcaccTCTCTCGGCTTTGCGGCACCCACGCCGATTCagtcgcgcgccgtcccgctcgccctcctcggccgcgatATCCTCGGTTCCGCCGTGACGGGTTCCGGAAAGACCGGCGCGTTCATGATCCCCATCCTGGAGCGTCTGTCGTACCGCGACCGCGGGCGCGGTGGCCAGGCCTGCCGTGTGCTCGTGCTCTGCCCCACTCGTGAACTCGCAGtccaggtcgagcaggtcggcaaggccctcgctgagcgcggcggcctcgacgtgcGCTTTGCGCTCCTTGTCGGTGGTCTCTCCCTCAACGCACAAGCCCACGCCCTCCGCACCCTCCCCGATATCCTTATCGCCACGCCCGGTCGTCTGATCGACCACTTGACCAACACCCCCTCGTTCACCCTCTCAGCCCTCGACATTCTCGTTATCGACGAAGCCGACCGCATGCTCGAGGCCGGTTTCACCGACGAACTCAACGAGATTGTCCGCCAGTGCCCGCGTAACCGCCAGACTATGCTGTTCTCGGCTACCATGTccgactcggtcgacgagctggtcaAGCTCTCGCTTGACAAGCCCGTCCGCGTGTTTGTCGATGCCAAGCGCCACACCGCTGCGGGTCTTACGCAGGAGTTTGTTCGCATCCGTGAGGACGACCTGCGATCACCgtccctcctcaccctctGCCAGCGTACCGTTCGCGAACGCTGCATCATCTTCTTCCGATCCAAGGCGCTTGCACACCAGATGCGTGTCGTGTTTGGCCTCTTTggcctcaaggccgccgagctgcacggAAACCTCACCCAGGAGcagcgtctcgtcgccctcaaCGACTTTaaggccggcaaggtcgactACCTCCTTGCTACCGACCTCGCGTCGCGTGGTCTCGACATTAAGGGTGTCGAAACGGTTATCAACTATGACATGCCGGGTCAGCTGGCCCAGTACACCCACCGTGTTGGTCGTACTGCCCGTGCTGGACGCAAGGGTCGTTCGATCACCCTCGTGGGCGAAGTCGACCGCAAGATGCTCAAGGCTGTGATCAAGCAGTCCCAGGCCGACCAGATCCGCCACCGCATCATCCCTGGCGAGGCAGTCTCTGCCATGGCTgagaagctcgacgacctcaaggaTGAAATCACCGACATTctcaaggaggagcgtgAAGAAAAGGCCATGCGCCAGGCCGACATGGAGATCCGCAAGGGTCAGAACATGGTTGAGCACGAGGATGAGATCTTCTCGCGTCCTGCACGAACATGGTTCCAGtcggagaaggagaagcagACGGCCAAGG AAGCTGGCAAGGCGGCCCACGCAGGCACCTCCAagcaggccaaggacgaACCCGCaaagaagaaggagaagcacGGCAAGTACGACGGCATGTCGCGTAGGCAGAAGCGCCGCAAGATggccgcggaggaggacgcaGCCGACCAGGCGGCCTCGCAGCGTGTGTCGGCGGCTATCCGCAATGCAAAGAAGAAGGCGCGTCCGGGCAAGATCACCGAGCCGGTCAAGCCCGctggcaaggccaaggccaagagcGGCAAGAAGCCGGGCCCCAAGCGCAGCGCGTTTGACGACCACGAGGGGATGCGCGCCAAGCCGACAAAGGTCAACCTGagcaagaagggcaagggcggcggcaagggggGTAAGGCGGGTAAGGGCAAGGGGAAGAAGTAG
- the GLN1 gene encoding Glutamine synthetase, with amino-acid sequence MSNIIATKRVDLLAPYMALDQGSSVQAEYIWIDGDGGLRCKTMTLDEAPKSVADLREWNFDGSSTNQAPGDNSDVYLRPVAIFRDPFRGGANILVLCETYDNDGTPNSSNHRAHAKKVMDAAKDVEPWFGLEQEYTLFDADGQVFGWPKNGFPGPQGPYYCGVGAGKVFARDFIEAHYRACLYAGVKISGINAEVMPSQWEFQVGPCEGIELGDHLWIARFLLLRIGEEWGIRPSFHPKPLKGDWNGAGCHSNYSTKAMRTPGKGLAAIEDAIKKLEKRHLEHIAVYGEDNDQRLTGRHETASLNTFSAGVANRGASIRIPRHVGAQGYGYLEDRRPASNIDPYRVTAILVETTILNA; translated from the exons ATGTCGAACATCATCGCCACcaagcgcgtcgacctcctcgcgcctTACATGGCCCTCGACCAGGGCTCCAGCGTTCAGGCTGAGT ACATCTGGATCGACGGTGACGGAGGCCTCCGTTGCAAGACCATgaccctcgacgaggccccCAAGTCGGTTGCCGACCTCCGCGAGTGGAACTTTGACGGCTCGTCGACCAACCAGGCCCCCGGCGACAACTCTGATGTCTACCTC CGCCCCGTTGCCATCTTCAGGGATCCTTTCCGTGGCGGTGCCAACATCCTTGTCCTCTGTGAGACCtacgacaacgacggcacCCCCAACTCGTCCAACCACCGTGCCCACGCCAAGAAGGTGAtggacgccgccaaggacgtcgagcCCTGGTTCGGCCTTGAGCAGGAGTACACCCTcttcgacgccgacggacAGGTCTTTGGCTGGCCCAAGAACGGTTTCCCCGGTCCCCAGGGCCCCTACTACtgcggtgtcggcgccggcaaggtcTTTGCCCGTGACTTCATCGAGGCCCACTACCGCGCCTGTCTCTACGCCGGTGTCAAGATCTCGGGCATCAACGCCGAGGTCATGCCCTCGCAGTGGGAGTTCCAGGTCGGCCCTTGTGAGGgcatcgagctcggtgaCCACCTCTGGATCGCccgcttcctcctcctccgcatCGGTGAGGAGTGGGGCATCCGCCCCTCGTTCCACCCCAAGCCCCTCAAGGGCGACTGGAACGGTGCCGGCTGCCACTCCAACTACTCGACCAAGGCCATGCGTACCCCCGGCAAGGGCCTTGCCGCCATCGAGGACGCCATCAAGAAGCTTGAGAAGCGCCACCTCGAGCACATTGCCGTCTACGGCGAGGACAACGACCAGCGTCTTACCGGCCGCCACGAGACTGCCTCGCTCAACACCTTCTCGGCTGGTGTCGCCAACCGTGGTGCCTCCATCCGTATCCCCCGTCACGTCGGTGCCCAGGGCTACGGTTACCTCGAGGACCGTCG CCCGGCATCCAACATCGACCCATACCGCGTTACGGCGATCCTGGTGGAGACTACGATCCTCAACGCCTAA
- the Necap2 gene encoding Adaptin ear-binding coat-associated protein 2: MDSLTDDIESILFIAREVMVYRVPPRTSASGYKAADWNVEEFLWKGRLRVIEVGSRCDIRLEDATTGELFAQTMYAAPWTQVEPVLDSSRYFVLRVEGDGGKRAYIGMGFLERSESFDFQVALQSVTKRVSAPPETDDDKPAKPAAPPKDYSLKEGQTFSIKLPGREPRKSPAPAPANNGAGGGLFALPPPPPPGRRK, from the exons ATGGACTCGCTCACCGACGACATCGAGTCAATCCTCTTTATCGCCCGCGAGGTGATGG TCTACCGCGTGCCCCCGCGTACCAGCGCGTCGGGGTACAAGGCTGCCGACTGGAACGTCGAGGAGTTTCTGTGGAAGGGGCGGCTGCGAGTGATTGAGGTGGGGAGCAGGTGTGACATTCGGTTGGAG GACGCGACCACTGGCGAGCTCTTCGCCCAGACCATGTACGCCGCGCCCTGGACCCAGGTCGAGCCCGTgctcgactcgtcgcgctACTTTGTCCTCCGTGTCGAGGGTGACGGAGGAAAGCGCGCGTACATTGGCATGGGATTCCTGGAGCGGAGCGAGTCGTTCGACTTCCAG GTCGCGCTCCAGTCAGTGACCAagcgcgtgtcggcgccccccgagacagacgacgacaagcccgccaagcccgccgccccgcccaagGACTACTCGCTCAAGGAGGGGCAGACGTTCAGCATCAAGCTGCCCGGGCGCGAGCCGCGCAagtcgcccgcgcccgcgccggcaaacaacggcgctggcgggggaCTGTTTGCGCtgccgccccctccgccgcctggaCGGAGGAAGTGA
- the amy1 gene encoding Alpha-amylase A type-1/2: protein MPNPLLLLALAPLAAALTTAELRQRSIYQVITDRFARSDGRFDSYCNPAEHRYCGGTWKGIEQQLSYIQGMGFDTVWISPIVANIPGFATASGGFHESYHGYWASNIFDLNSHFGGQQDLKDLSAALHARGMYLMVDVVANHVGADDQSGLGPEFQPSEDVYGVLSNPSHYHRYCKAGEHGSQLQSEICWIDDYMPDLDTENPVVIKTLNDWIHHLVKIFGIDAIRVDTVKHVRKDFWPPFVVASGVAAIGEVWHGDPAYLRPYQERSIDSLLDYATFYHLRRTFEKPHEYGIDELTSMITRVHRDMPDPTLLGSFVENHDTYRVASVSPNPDRALLKNAAIYPFINDGFPIIYQGQEHGLRGGSDPFNREAIWLFGYAPNKPMYLVFQRLNLARRRAMETSGFHTLLKHHKLDPKTAVLVKGPMVSMLTNSGSLVLPRVYYLPSAITGYAPKMPVVDVLTGQIFATDPSGGLAATIVAGEPRVFLPFSVFEGRKEVQWQMSAADRIAAAPAIGHKRGAGSISSGKTHSRSSSKGSSMFGWLRGGSK, encoded by the exons atgcccaaccccctcctccttctcgccctcgcgcccctcgcggcggcgctcaccaccgccgagctccgccaGCGCTCAATCTACCAGGTCATCACCGACCGCTTCGCCCGCAGCGACGGCCGCTTTGACTCGTACTGCAACCCCGCAGAACACAGGTACTGCGGTGGAACATGGAAGGGCATCGAGCAGCAACTCAGCTACATCCAGGGCATGGGCTTTGACACTG TTTGGATTAGTCCAATCGTCGCCAACATCCCGGGCTTTGCGACCGCCAGCGGAGGCTTCCATGAAAGCTATCATG GGTACTGGGCGTCTAATATCTTTG ACCTCAACTCTCATTTTGGCGGGCAGCAGGATCTCAAGGAtctgtcggcggcgctgcatGCCCGCGGCATGTATCTGATGGTGGACGTGGTCGCCAACCATGTCGGCGCAGATGACCAGTCGGGGCTCGGGCCAGAGTTCCAGCCGTCAGAGGATGTGTACGGCGTATTGAGCAACCCCAGCCACTACCACCGGTACTGCAAGGCCGGTGAGCACGGTAGCCAGCTGCAGAGCGAGATCT GCTGGATCGACGACTACATGCCCGACCTCGACACTGAGAATCCTGTCGTGATCAAGACTCTGAACGACTGGATCCATCACTTGGTCAAAATCTTTGGCATAGACGCTATCCGTGTCGACACGGTCAAGCACGTCCGCAAAGACTTTTGGCCCCCCTTTGTCGTTGCCTCGGGTGTGGCTGCCATCGGCGAGGTGTGGCACGGAG ACCCAGCCTACCTTCGCCCGTATCAGGAGAGAAGCATCGACAGTCTTCTCGACTACGCAACTTTCTACCACCTGAG ACGAACATTCGAAAAGCCTCACGAGTATGGAATCGACGAACTCACGTCGATGATCACGCGTGTGCACAGGGACATGCCTGACCCGACACTTTTGGGATCGTTTGTCGA GAACCACGACACGTATCGTGTCGCGTCAGTCTCGCCCAACCCTGACCGAGCT CTGCTCAAGAACGCGGCCATCTACCCGTTCATCAACGATGGCTTCCCCATCATCTACCAAGGCCAGGAGCACGGCCTCcgtggcggcagcgacccCTTCAACCGTGAAGCCATCTGGTTGTTCGGTTACGCCCCCAACAAGCCAATGTACCTCGTCTTCCAGCGCCTCAACCTtgctcgccggcgagcaATGGAGACGTCTGGCTTCCACACTCTCCTCAAGCACCACAAGCTCGACCCCAAGACGGCCGTGCTTGTCAAGGGCCCGATGGTTTCAATGCTCACAAACTCGGGCTCTCTCGTCCTCCCGCGAGTCTACTACCTTCCGTCAGCCATCACCGGCTATGCGCCGAAGATGCCAGTTGTCGATGTCCTCACGGGCCAGATCTTCGCCACGGACCCGTCTGGTGGCCTCGCGGCTACGATTGTCGCTGGCGAGCCGCGTGTCTTCCTTCCCTTCAGCGTGTTTGAGGGCAGGAAGGAAGTGCAGTGGCAGATGTCGGCGGCGGATCgcattgctgctgctcctgccaTCGGACACAAGCGCGGAGCCGGCAGCATTTCGAGTGGCAAAACGCACAGCCGGTCGTCGAGTAAGGGCTCATCAATGTTTGGCTGGTTGAGAGGAGGGAGCAAGTGA